A window of the Yersinia rochesterensis genome harbors these coding sequences:
- the glpD gene encoding glycerol-3-phosphate dehydrogenase has product METKDLIVIGGGINGAGIAADAAGRGLSVLLLEAQDLACATSSASSKLIHGGLRYLEHYEFRLVSEALAEREVLLKMAPHIAFPMRFRLPHQPHLRPAWMIRTGLFLYDHLGKRTSLPASKGLRFGPESVLKPELVRGFEYSDCWVDDARLVVLNAQEVVERGGEVRTRTKVTRAWREQGLWMVEAVDVDTGQTFTWRAKGLVNATGPWVKQFFDDGLKLKSPYGIRLIKGSHIVVPRVHNQPQAYILQNEDHRIVFVIPWLDEYSIIGTTDVEYHGDPKEVKIDDQEIDYLLKVYNDHFKKQLGRDDIVWTYSGVRPLCDDESDSPQAVTRDYTLDVADEGGKAPLLSVFGGKLTTYRKLAEHALEKLSGYYPNVGPAWTKTGSLPGGDIGGSRDNYTVQLRHRYNWLPEGLARRYTRTYGSHSELILAEATSLDSLGEHFGHGLYEAELRYLVEKEWVIELDDAIWRRTKLGMMLDEAQKQRISEWLAHVQAKKQQTLSLVS; this is encoded by the coding sequence ATGGAAACCAAAGACTTGATCGTGATCGGTGGCGGCATTAATGGTGCCGGTATCGCTGCTGACGCTGCAGGGCGTGGCCTGTCCGTTCTGCTGCTGGAAGCACAAGATTTGGCCTGCGCTACGTCTTCCGCCAGTTCCAAACTCATCCACGGTGGCCTGCGCTATCTGGAACATTATGAGTTCCGCTTGGTCAGTGAAGCATTGGCCGAACGTGAGGTTTTGCTGAAAATGGCTCCTCATATTGCTTTCCCGATGCGCTTCCGCCTACCCCATCAGCCCCATCTGCGCCCGGCTTGGATGATTCGCACCGGCTTATTCTTGTACGACCACTTGGGCAAACGCACCAGCCTGCCAGCCAGTAAAGGGCTGCGTTTTGGACCAGAATCAGTATTGAAGCCCGAATTAGTGCGCGGTTTCGAATATTCAGACTGCTGGGTCGATGATGCCCGTCTGGTGGTATTGAATGCTCAGGAAGTGGTCGAGCGCGGCGGCGAAGTGCGTACTCGCACCAAAGTGACTCGCGCCTGGCGTGAGCAAGGTTTATGGATGGTGGAAGCTGTGGATGTCGACACCGGCCAAACCTTTACCTGGCGTGCTAAAGGTTTGGTGAATGCCACCGGCCCATGGGTTAAACAGTTCTTCGATGATGGCCTGAAACTCAAATCACCTTATGGTATCCGCCTAATTAAAGGCAGCCATATTGTGGTGCCGCGAGTTCATAACCAACCACAAGCCTATATTCTACAAAACGAAGACCATCGTATTGTCTTCGTCATCCCATGGTTGGATGAATATTCCATCATCGGCACCACCGACGTGGAATATCACGGCGATCCTAAAGAGGTGAAAATAGATGACCAGGAAATTGATTATCTGTTGAAGGTCTATAACGACCACTTTAAAAAGCAGCTGGGTCGCGACGATATCGTCTGGACTTACTCTGGTGTCCGTCCGCTATGTGATGATGAATCAGATTCGCCGCAAGCGGTTACCCGCGATTACACACTGGATGTCGCGGATGAAGGCGGCAAAGCGCCGCTGCTGTCGGTATTTGGCGGCAAACTGACCACTTACCGCAAACTGGCAGAACACGCGCTGGAAAAACTGTCCGGCTATTATCCGAATGTTGGCCCGGCGTGGACAAAAACCGGCTCTTTACCGGGCGGAGATATTGGCGGCAGCCGTGATAACTATACTGTGCAGTTGCGCCATCGCTATAACTGGCTACCAGAAGGGTTAGCGCGCCGCTATACCCGTACCTATGGCAGCCACAGCGAACTAATTTTGGCGGAAGCCACCAGCCTCGACAGCTTGGGCGAACATTTTGGCCATGGTTTGTATGAAGCAGAATTGCGCTATCTGGTTGAAAAAGAGTGGGTTATTGAACTCGATGATGCCATCTGGCGGCGCACCAAGTTAGGTATGATGCTAGATGAAGCGCAAAAACAGCGGATTTCCGAATGGCTAGCGCACGTTCAGGCGAAGAAACAACAGACATTGTCCTTAGTTTCCTGA